DNA sequence from the Carassius carassius chromosome 6, fCarCar2.1, whole genome shotgun sequence genome:
gttagagtaaaaaaaaaaaaaaaatgtttgctcttTCAAACTGTTTAATGGCATTCGACAGTGCATCAGTCCTAAATAAGTGAGATAAAAAGCGCCCATCCTTAATAAAAattctcacatggctccggggggttaacaaaggcctcctgtagcgaatcaatgcatttttgtaagaaaaataaccatatttaaaatgtaataatcaatttaatctaacttgcgctcacagttgtacatggaagcagctCCGGGAAATGACATACGAGGTCAGCTTTGAGCATGCGCTGCTCAGAAGTGATGAACATGGAAGGGCAGgggagagttcaaaacaaaacaagtcaCTAATTAAAAAGTACAAAGAAGAATTCTGTAAAGAAGAATGTTAGctgatttcgatataagccaagaggagactggttttcctttgctaaagtaaggacaCTTTGCTTcatttgctcctgttaacaaacattggttttcatgagactcacCAGCGCATGTGTAATGCTGGCCTCAAACGTCCTCCTTGTTATTCCGTGTAAaactgttggcgcaagctacattaaagtgattattacatttgaaaatggaTATTATTTCTTCCGAAAACATAACTATTCgatacaggaggcctttgttcacacCTCCAGAGCAGTGGGAGACATTTATTTTATGACAGGGCGCTTttaatttcacttcttttggctaatgcactgcaacacctgctgagactcattaaacagcttgaaagattaaagaaggtaaacttcaacagatttcccctgctccgGGAGTAGTGAGCAAAGAACCATGAGAATACATGAACACAGTTCTTTCActgagctcacttctaatgagccgattatctgaatcaggtgtgtgcaaaatatgcagagctggggggcatgaggactggaattgaaaacCGCTGGAGTAGAGTAccacttgttgtttgttgtttctcagatcacaaatgcagacatggttttatgtttacacggtgtgtaaaaacacagtataaatcattataatccgtaattatgtccccaatggatgcagcaaatgcctcgtttgtaatgggttttattgtttttgtctggtCTCACcggtgttctgactgggacacgCATCACATTATGGCAAGGGGTGTAACAaatccgtcacacgcttgaggcattcggccaatcacaatgcactggatagctggccaatcagagcacacctcactttttagACCGATGAGTAAAAAACAACTTGTTTCAAAAAGGCTGGGCATAGAAGAGAaactaatgtacagtatgtggaaaataatgtgtttttgaaccttaaacagcataaacctttaattaaaccaaatacacaaaataaatgttctttatacGACCCCTTTAACAGTTCTGGACAGATTTTGTAGAAAATATTCTTCGCTGAACAATCATGATATAATCATTGTTTGATTTTTCACATTTCAGCTACTGGTTCATAGTGAAAGGAACATTTCACTGTTTTGGGTATGATCTGACttaaatatgacaaaaatgaaaagaataaaacaaaggcACAGATTAATTGCTTTACATTTTGATTATTTGATTTGGTTACGACTATCATAAAATACACTTGCAAGTTTAAAATTCTACAAATGGCACATTTAACATATAAAGATGGAGAATATATCTGTGAAATTTAAGTTATGCACTGAAGAAAACACCACATCTCAATAAACGGCACAAGTAGCATCTCTGCCAGCAGCATATGGGGCGAGCCGCTTTAAATTAAACGTGTTAaacttaaaagttattttaaagccCTTAATATAGGCATGTCTCGTTTAGGACAAAGTCGATTATGCACTTTATGCAGTAGCTCACTCGGTGTCCTCTGCTATTTTTCAGATGCGCTCATATCAAACGGTCGTATATCGATATAGGCGGTATTGCCTATTCTACCAATGTTATCAAGGTACTACCATATTAGCCTCTTGATAACATCACAACATTTTATAGTTTCTCTGGTAAAAACTAGGTGAAGCCAGAAGGACATCATTGAACAGTTTTGCATGTATTTTACATAGATGTAAAGAGTCCAAACatccctcccaagacaactcacgATTGTTGACGAGAGAGAATTTGAGTAACAAAGTAGTTTGAATGCTGCATAACCTCAAGCATTCATACTCAGGCTATTTGCTGGAGGACTTCTAACAATCCTTTCACCTCACTTCTAAGCTACTTAACTCTGACCTTATCACGGTAGGctaattgtatattttaaatactattattttatattacctAGCCATCAATTACAGACAATATAGGTTTAAGAATTTGACATAAGATTAAAACGAACATGATGGCCGATTTTTCAGATGGATGAGCTGGATGAGACTCAGCTGAAGAATCATGTGGACAGTCTGAAGCAGCAGCTACAGTTTAACAGAGAGAAAACATCTGTCTCGATTCCAGAGTGagtatcaaaaataaaacacttactgcaATGGATTGTTTCAAATCAGGGATTTCCAACTAGGGTTTTTTTTAAACCCTAAACTACTGTCATAAAACTGTAAAGAAATTGAAAAATTATCTATTTAAAAATGCAcacttaagtatttttatttgcaCAGATAATTGCCATCTATAAATGCAAATCATTGTGTATAAATAGAAATCAATATATTTGtgctcaaaatattaaaatattatatatggtATTTCAAACATGTATTTTGGTTTGTGAAGTAAATAAGTACTTCGGGTTGACGGGAGCAAGAAATCTCAGGCTgctttttttaatctattaattatctattcattttcaGATTAATTAAATGGATTGAGGAGAAAATGAATGAGGATCCATTTCTGAATCCAGATATACTGAAGGACAACCCATGGGTGGAGTCAAGCAAATGTGTTATAGCATAGTGCAAGAGCTGTCACTCATCACTATGGCAACAAGAGTGACTCCACCCATTCTCATGGTTACATTGCCCTGACTTTGACTAGGATGGATAAACACGCAAATGTTCATCTGCTTTGTTGTGTACGCTTCTCATGCCACGACATTatgaatagaaagaaagaaaaaactgtcGTTATTCagtgaaaatatgtatttataaaagtGTAAGACAACtatacaacaacaataaaaaacaaaacaaagaggaaccagtgcttttgtcattttcacACACTGTATGTATTTGATTTTTAACAATGAGGTACAAGGATTAGAACATTTTTGGGTTTTAAGTTTTTAGGTGGTAAATGAACATTCATCTCTCTCTCACCCACATCACTTTAAAGTAGCTCCCGAATGTAAACGTTTCTGCGCACTGCATTGGACACACCTTCATTGAAACGAAACCATACATCACTGTTACCCACAGCTTTACCGATATGCACCACTCCACCTCCTTTGCCATCTTCATCTGCAAAGAGAAGTGAGATC
Encoded proteins:
- the LOC132142334 gene encoding guanine nucleotide-binding protein G(I)/G(S)/G(O) subunit gamma-13-like; protein product: MDELDETQLKNHVDSLKQQLQFNREKTSVSIPELIKWIEEKMNEDPFLNPDILKDNPWVESSKCVIA